One genomic segment of Acinetobacter oleivorans DR1 includes these proteins:
- a CDS encoding MFS transporter, which translates to MNTKPLIGLAGAIFAAMTVEFNNRITSITLVDIRGAMGISVDSGYWVNSIYASAMIIGMILSTSWAVIFSMRRVLLFAIGLCLFSSVLIPFSPNIEIFYLLRGLQGLANGLTIPLLMACALRFLGPDIRLWGLACYALTATFFPNLSAALSAFYLDVIGWKMIFFQTIPFCALSAALVYFGIPQDPLNYSRIKTYDWMGAILAIISLASLSTMLLHGNHLDWFHSQLICVLALISAITLPWFFIHEWRYPSPLIKPQMLEIRNFAYAVFALFCFVIIGMSTSTLPLNYLSAVHGYKPTQTMWIGLQIAALQFIYIPIVVKLLNQAWVDSRYVHGFGLLLVIAGCLGASQLDTTWNQDQFYFWHAISCLGQTCVVLSLLMMGTNSVHPTMAIYASPMINTPRAISGVLGVCILDWINRVRGEYHSTRLIENTAQHVFQNIQGPVINPLTPPVLTANGADRVSGGLSALNSAIQAQQSVLVISDQYLILAGLTAILFIVMLILPVRTYPPRIALIKLMNSHNSGKSL; encoded by the coding sequence ATGAATACAAAGCCACTCATCGGTTTAGCAGGTGCAATATTTGCTGCAATGACTGTTGAATTTAACAACCGAATCACCAGCATTACCTTAGTCGACATTCGTGGCGCGATGGGAATTAGTGTTGACTCTGGCTATTGGGTCAACAGTATTTACGCGAGTGCCATGATTATTGGCATGATTCTGTCTACCAGTTGGGCAGTCATTTTTTCTATGCGCAGAGTTCTGCTTTTTGCTATAGGACTTTGCCTCTTTTCTAGCGTTTTAATTCCTTTTAGTCCAAATATCGAAATCTTTTACTTATTGCGAGGCTTACAAGGTCTTGCCAATGGTCTAACCATTCCTTTGCTCATGGCCTGTGCGCTTAGATTTTTAGGACCTGACATTCGGCTATGGGGTCTCGCCTGCTACGCATTAACTGCAACATTCTTTCCTAACCTAAGTGCTGCACTCTCTGCTTTTTATTTAGATGTGATTGGCTGGAAAATGATATTTTTCCAAACCATTCCTTTTTGTGCGCTAAGTGCTGCACTAGTGTATTTTGGTATTCCCCAAGATCCATTGAATTATTCAAGAATAAAAACTTACGATTGGATGGGTGCCATTTTAGCGATTATTAGCTTAGCCAGCCTGAGCACCATGTTGTTGCATGGCAACCATTTAGACTGGTTCCATTCTCAATTAATTTGTGTATTAGCCTTAATTAGTGCAATTACTTTACCTTGGTTTTTCATACATGAATGGCGTTATCCGTCACCACTCATTAAACCGCAAATGCTCGAAATCAGAAATTTTGCTTATGCTGTTTTCGCACTCTTTTGCTTTGTCATTATTGGTATGTCAACCAGCACATTACCACTCAATTACTTAAGTGCAGTGCATGGCTATAAACCCACTCAGACCATGTGGATTGGCTTACAAATTGCGGCATTGCAATTTATCTATATTCCTATTGTTGTGAAGCTTTTAAATCAAGCTTGGGTGGATAGCCGATATGTGCATGGGTTTGGTTTACTTCTGGTCATTGCGGGTTGCCTAGGTGCAAGTCAACTTGATACCACATGGAATCAAGATCAATTTTATTTTTGGCATGCAATCTCATGTTTGGGACAAACCTGTGTCGTGCTCTCGCTCTTAATGATGGGAACAAACAGCGTTCACCCAACCATGGCAATTTATGCATCACCAATGATTAATACTCCGCGTGCGATTAGCGGTGTACTGGGTGTATGTATTTTGGATTGGATCAATCGAGTGCGCGGTGAATACCATTCAACACGGCTGATTGAAAACACCGCCCAACATGTTTTCCAAAATATTCAAGGTCCTGTCATTAATCCACTTACTCCACCTGTGCTCACCGCAAATGGTGCAGATCGTGTTTCAGGTGGTTTATCTGCCCTAAATTCTGCGATTCAAGCGCAACAATCTGTTTTAGTTATTAGCGATCAATATCTCATCTTAGCTGGCCTTACCGCTATTTTGTTCATCGTGATGTTGATTTTGCCAGTTCGAACTTA
- a CDS encoding TetR/AcrR family transcriptional regulator: MSVSTKANEKDQKILDAATKFFLIHGFSGTTTDMIQKEAGVSKATMYGCYKNKEAMFAAVIERQCRNMQEQIILVETKAENLRSALTEIGKTYLCFILSHSGLAFFRVCIAEAVRFPELSEKFFEVGPQKLANIIAGYLEKSQKNNEIELNSSADIAANIFLALLRSDAHLKCLTHPNYAISDSEISTWVEYAVDLFMKNINYKPS; this comes from the coding sequence ATGTCAGTTTCAACTAAAGCTAATGAAAAAGATCAAAAAATTCTGGATGCAGCAACCAAGTTTTTTTTGATTCACGGTTTTAGTGGAACAACGACAGACATGATTCAAAAGGAAGCGGGTGTTTCAAAAGCAACGATGTATGGGTGCTATAAAAATAAAGAAGCGATGTTCGCTGCGGTGATTGAACGTCAATGCAGGAACATGCAAGAGCAAATTATTTTAGTCGAGACAAAAGCTGAAAATTTACGCTCAGCTTTAACCGAGATTGGGAAAACTTACCTGTGTTTTATATTGTCGCATTCAGGATTGGCATTTTTTAGAGTTTGTATTGCAGAAGCAGTTAGATTTCCAGAGTTATCTGAAAAATTCTTTGAAGTAGGTCCACAAAAGCTTGCAAATATTATTGCGGGTTATCTTGAAAAATCTCAAAAAAATAATGAGATTGAGTTAAATTCTTCTGCTGATATAGCAGCAAATATCTTCTTGGCATTATTACGAAGTGATGCCCATCTAAAGTGTCTGACACATCCTAATTATGCAATTTCTGATAGTGAAATTAGTACTTGGGTTGAATATGCTGTTGATCTATTTATGAAAAATATCAATTACAAGCCAAGTTAA
- a CDS encoding aldehyde dehydrogenase (NADP(+)) encodes MTIIGHNFIGGLRSAQSSTLLKSVNATTGETLPYEFHHATEQEINQACDAASQAFKTYRHTSPEQRATFLENIADELDALGTDFLEIVSQETALPLARLQGERGRTSGQMRLFAKVLRRGDFLGARIDTALPERQPLPRPDLRQIKIGVGPVAVFGASNFPLAFSTAGGDTASALATGCSVVVKAHSGHMATADFVAQAIERAVEKSNMPKGVFNMIYGNGVGEPLVKHPFIQAVGFTGSLRGGRALCDMAAARLQPIPVFAEMSSINPMLMLPEALKNRGKKIAQDLADSVVLGCGQFCTNPGLVLGIKSAEFTQLISNLTEIMDGKPPQTMLNAGTLKSYTAGLEHLTQHQGIKHLAGQTHQGNQAQPQLFKADVELLLAGDQLLQEEIFGPTTVIIEVADKAQLIRALQSMNGQLTATLIADEADLTEFADVVPVLEEKAGRLLINGYPTGVEVCDAMVHGGPYPATSDARGTSVGTLAIDRYLRPVCYQNYPQSLLPEALKDSNPLQILRLVNGEMTREAI; translated from the coding sequence ATGACCATTATCGGACACAACTTTATTGGCGGTTTACGTAGTGCACAAAGTTCCACTTTACTAAAAAGTGTCAATGCAACGACTGGCGAAACTTTGCCTTATGAGTTTCACCATGCAACCGAACAGGAAATCAATCAGGCTTGTGATGCAGCAAGCCAAGCTTTTAAGACTTACCGCCATACTTCACCTGAACAGCGTGCTACCTTTTTAGAAAATATTGCCGATGAGCTCGATGCTTTGGGTACAGATTTTCTAGAAATCGTCTCACAGGAAACGGCTTTACCGCTTGCACGTTTGCAAGGTGAACGTGGCCGTACCAGTGGACAAATGCGCCTGTTTGCCAAAGTGTTACGCCGTGGTGATTTTTTAGGTGCCCGTATTGATACCGCTTTACCTGAGCGTCAGCCTTTACCTCGCCCAGACTTGCGTCAGATTAAAATCGGTGTTGGTCCTGTGGCAGTCTTTGGGGCAAGTAACTTTCCTTTAGCATTCTCAACTGCGGGTGGTGACACGGCTTCGGCACTGGCAACTGGTTGTTCGGTGGTAGTCAAAGCGCATAGCGGACATATGGCGACAGCGGACTTCGTAGCTCAGGCAATCGAACGTGCTGTAGAAAAATCAAATATGCCTAAAGGCGTATTTAACATGATCTATGGTAATGGCGTGGGTGAACCTTTAGTGAAGCATCCTTTTATTCAGGCAGTTGGTTTTACAGGTTCACTGCGTGGTGGTCGCGCTTTATGTGACATGGCAGCAGCCCGCCTCCAACCGATTCCAGTGTTCGCTGAAATGAGCAGTATTAACCCAATGCTGATGTTGCCAGAAGCCTTAAAAAACCGTGGTAAAAAAATTGCACAGGACTTAGCAGATTCAGTCGTTTTAGGCTGTGGTCAGTTCTGTACCAATCCGGGTTTAGTCTTGGGAATTAAATCAGCCGAGTTTACTCAGCTTATTAGCAACCTAACCGAAATTATGGATGGCAAACCTCCACAAACTATGCTGAATGCCGGAACATTAAAAAGCTATACCGCTGGTCTTGAGCACTTAACCCAGCATCAAGGCATTAAACATTTGGCAGGTCAAACCCACCAAGGCAATCAGGCACAGCCACAACTGTTTAAAGCGGATGTTGAGTTGTTACTGGCAGGCGACCAACTTCTGCAAGAAGAAATCTTTGGGCCAACCACAGTCATCATTGAAGTGGCAGATAAAGCCCAACTCATTCGGGCATTACAAAGCATGAATGGTCAGCTGACTGCGACTTTAATTGCTGATGAAGCAGACTTAACTGAATTTGCAGATGTGGTTCCGGTGTTAGAAGAGAAAGCTGGACGATTACTCATAAATGGCTATCCAACAGGTGTTGAAGTGTGTGATGCCATGGTACACGGTGGACCATATCCAGCCACTTCAGATGCCCGAGGAACTTCTGTTGGAACCTTGGCAATTGACCGTTACTTAAGACCTGTGTGTTACCAAAACTATCCGCAGAGTTTATTGCCAGAAGCTTTAAAAGACAGCAATCCATTGCAAATTTTAAGGTTGGTGAATGGTGAGATGACCAGAGAGGCTATCTAA
- a CDS encoding IlvD/Edd family dehydratase: MNDQDKRIFLRSQEWFDDPTHADMTALYVERYMNYGLTRAELQSGRPIIGIAQTGSDLTPCNRHHKELAERVKAGIRDAGGIPMEFPVHPIAEQSRRPTAALDRNLAYLGLVEILHGYPLDGVVLTTGCDKTTPACLMAAATTDIPAIVLSGGPMLDGHFKGELIGSGTVLWHARNLLATGEIDYEGFMEMTTSASPSVGHCNTMGTALSMNALAEALGMSLPTCASIPAPYRERGQMAYMTGKRICEMVLEDLRPSKIMNKQSFENAIAVASALGASSNCPPHLIAIARHMGIELSLEDWQRVGENIPLIVNCMPAGKYLGEGFHRAGGVPAVLHELQKAGALHEDCASVSGKTMGEIAKNAKTSNADVIFPYEQPLKHGAGFIVLSGNFFDSAIMKMSVVGEAFKKTYLSDPNGENSFEARAIVFEGPEDYHARINDPALDIDEHCILVIRGAGTVGYPGSAEVVNMAPPAELIKKGIDSLPCLGDGRQSGTSASPSILNMSPEAAVGGGIALLKTNDRLRIDLNKRSVNVLISDEELDKRRQEWKPTVSTSQTPWQEMYRNMVGQLSTGGCLEPATLYMRVVNQDNLPRHSH, from the coding sequence ATGAATGATCAAGATAAACGGATTTTTTTACGCAGCCAAGAATGGTTTGATGATCCTACACATGCTGACATGACAGCACTCTATGTTGAGCGTTACATGAATTATGGCCTGACCCGTGCCGAGCTACAATCAGGCCGCCCTATTATTGGTATCGCACAAACTGGTAGTGATTTGACCCCGTGTAACCGTCACCACAAAGAGCTTGCTGAACGTGTGAAAGCAGGCATTCGTGATGCGGGCGGTATCCCGATGGAGTTTCCTGTTCACCCGATTGCTGAACAGTCTCGCCGACCTACTGCTGCACTCGATAGAAATTTAGCTTACTTAGGTTTAGTTGAAATCTTACATGGCTATCCACTTGATGGTGTGGTACTAACAACAGGCTGTGATAAAACGACACCTGCTTGTTTAATGGCAGCCGCAACAACAGATATACCGGCAATCGTGTTATCTGGTGGGCCAATGTTAGATGGTCATTTTAAAGGTGAGTTAATTGGCTCAGGTACAGTACTTTGGCATGCAAGAAATTTACTTGCCACAGGTGAAATCGACTATGAAGGCTTCATGGAAATGACGACTTCCGCTTCCCCTTCGGTCGGACATTGCAACACCATGGGTACTGCACTTTCAATGAATGCATTAGCAGAAGCTTTAGGTATGTCTTTACCGACATGTGCAAGCATTCCAGCACCTTATCGCGAACGCGGGCAAATGGCCTATATGACCGGCAAAAGAATATGTGAAATGGTTTTAGAAGATTTACGACCATCTAAAATCATGAATAAACAATCATTTGAAAACGCCATTGCTGTAGCCTCAGCATTAGGTGCATCAAGTAACTGCCCTCCTCATTTAATTGCAATTGCTCGTCATATGGGGATTGAGCTGAGTTTAGAAGACTGGCAACGTGTTGGAGAAAACATTCCGCTCATTGTGAACTGTATGCCTGCGGGTAAATATTTGGGTGAAGGTTTTCACCGTGCTGGCGGTGTTCCTGCTGTTTTGCATGAATTACAAAAGGCCGGCGCTTTACATGAAGACTGTGCATCAGTCAGCGGTAAAACGATGGGAGAAATTGCTAAAAATGCAAAAACCTCCAATGCAGATGTCATTTTTCCATATGAACAACCATTAAAACATGGTGCAGGTTTTATTGTGCTTAGTGGCAATTTCTTTGATAGCGCCATTATGAAAATGTCTGTTGTGGGTGAAGCATTTAAGAAAACCTATTTATCTGACCCAAATGGTGAAAATAGCTTTGAAGCTCGGGCGATCGTTTTTGAAGGACCAGAGGATTACCACGCACGAATTAATGACCCTGCCTTAGACATTGATGAACATTGTATTTTGGTCATTCGTGGCGCTGGCACTGTTGGTTATCCGGGCAGCGCAGAAGTTGTAAATATGGCTCCTCCCGCAGAATTAATTAAAAAAGGAATTGACTCTCTGCCTTGCCTAGGCGACGGCCGTCAAAGTGGAACATCTGCTAGCCCTTCTATCTTAAATATGTCACCTGAAGCGGCGGTAGGTGGTGGCATTGCTTTATTAAAAACAAATGATCGTTTGCGCATTGATCTCAATAAACGTTCCGTAAATGTCCTCATTTCAGACGAAGAGTTAGACAAACGCCGTCAGGAATGGAAACCCACTGTCTCTACATCTCAAACGCCTTGGCAAGAAATGTATCGCAACATGGTTGGCCAATTATCAACGGGTGGCTGTTTAGAGCCTGCAACTTTATATATGCGAGTCGTAAATCAAGACAACCTTCCAAGACACTCTCATTAA
- a CDS encoding fumarylacetoacetate hydrolase family protein: MNFTLNSQNSLPEDATQGYLIGRAWIPNQISGPSPILLKGDQVFDISEKFHTISQLLESSDPLKALIEIEGKLVGSIDELFANTVAEPDTNKAYFLAPIDLQVIKAAGVTFAASMLERVIEEQAGGDAQKAQSIREIVQGVIGDNLKTIEPGSEKALQLKEYLIEQNMWSQYLEVGIGTDAEIFTKAPVLAAVGTGQNIGIHPKSEWNNPEPEVVLVANSHGKILGATLGNDVNLRDFEGRSALLLSKAKDNNASCAIGPFIRLFDHTFTLNDIRACDVELQIQGTDNFVLNGISSMSQISRDPEDLIQQTLNENHQYPDGFVLFLGTLFAPTQDREQAGAGFTHKVGDVVRIHSPKLGTLYNTVMTSDKAMPWNFGINALMHNLKQRELL, from the coding sequence CCATCTCCGATTCTTTTAAAAGGCGATCAGGTTTTTGATATTTCTGAAAAGTTCCACACTATTTCTCAGTTACTTGAAAGTTCGGATCCTTTAAAAGCTTTAATTGAAATTGAAGGAAAATTAGTTGGGTCAATTGATGAGTTATTTGCTAACACAGTCGCTGAGCCAGATACAAACAAGGCATATTTTTTAGCTCCTATTGATTTACAAGTGATTAAAGCAGCTGGTGTGACCTTTGCAGCAAGCATGTTAGAGCGTGTGATTGAAGAACAAGCGGGCGGCGATGCACAAAAAGCCCAATCCATCCGTGAAATTGTACAAGGGGTAATCGGCGATAATTTAAAAACAATTGAACCCGGTTCTGAAAAAGCGCTGCAACTCAAAGAATATTTAATTGAACAAAATATGTGGTCTCAATATCTTGAGGTGGGTATTGGTACCGACGCTGAAATTTTTACCAAAGCACCTGTCTTAGCAGCCGTAGGAACGGGGCAAAATATTGGTATTCACCCAAAGTCTGAGTGGAATAATCCAGAACCGGAAGTTGTATTGGTTGCAAATAGCCACGGTAAAATTTTAGGTGCGACTTTAGGTAATGATGTGAATTTACGGGACTTTGAAGGCCGTAGTGCCTTACTGTTGAGTAAAGCAAAAGATAACAATGCATCTTGTGCAATTGGACCATTTATTCGCCTTTTTGATCATACTTTTACTTTAAATGATATCCGTGCTTGTGATGTTGAACTGCAAATTCAGGGTACAGATAACTTTGTGCTCAATGGCATTAGCTCTATGTCTCAAATTAGCCGTGATCCCGAAGATTTAATTCAACAAACACTGAATGAAAATCACCAATATCCAGATGGTTTTGTTTTGTTTTTGGGTACTTTATTTGCACCTACCCAAGACCGTGAGCAAGCTGGTGCAGGGTTTACCCATAAAGTGGGAGATGTCGTTCGTATTCATTCACCAAAGCTCGGCACTCTATACAACACGGTCATGACCAGTGATAAAGCGATGCCGTGGAATTTTGGCATAAATGCTTTGATGCACAATTTAAAACAACGCGAATTACTATAA